A genome region from Anastrepha ludens isolate Willacy chromosome 3, idAnaLude1.1, whole genome shotgun sequence includes the following:
- the LOC128857629 gene encoding uncharacterized protein LOC128857629 produces the protein MSYNHVPSIKNYWSNHNSLSNESIKSAIRRDRFEQIMSKLYFAPVDKRADAGQTYCIDDFMNCLKTTFKACRDDSSFQSIDEQMTKFKGRSSLKQYMPLKPVKRGIKMWPRCDSLTGYTYDMSIYCGKEGSVLEGTLGERVVNDLAATISNPDVTLCFDRFFTTVNLINNIQYPALGT, from the coding sequence ATGTCGTATAACCATGTGCCGTCGATTAAAAACTACTGGTCGAATCATAACTCATTGAGCAATGAATCTATAAAATCAGCCATACGACGTGATCGTTTTGAGCAGATAATGTCTAAGCTATATTTTGCTCCAGTTGACAAGCGTGCAGATGCAGGACAAACCTATTGCATTGACGATTTCATGAATTGCTTGAAAACAACTTTCAAAGCCTGCCGGGATGATAGTAGCTTCCAAAGTATCGATGAACAAATGACTAAATTCAAAGGGCGTTCATCACTCAAGCAATATATGCCACTCAAGCCAGTAAAACGGGGCATCAAAATGTGGCCTCGCTGCGATTCTTTGACTGGATACACCTATGACATGAGTATCTATTGTGGAAAAGAAGGATCTGTCCTTGAAGGGACACTCGGCGAACGAGTTGTGAATGATCTTGCAGCAACAATTTCTAACCCTGACGTGACACTTTGCTTTGATCGTTTTTTCACCACTGTTAATCTTATTAACAACATACAATATCCAGCTTTGGGAACATGA